Proteins from a genomic interval of Clostridium sp. 'deep sea':
- the tilS gene encoding tRNA lysidine(34) synthetase TilS, whose translation MSTHKYHEFIKMLTNTYQWPSGKTLIVAISGGPDSTCAMRVLHDLALNHDFKLHLAHLDHCLRGEHSDKDAEYVKSLAHMFKWDYTIEKANLNLIYEETQGSMQQVCRDVRMKFLQRVAKKVKAFGIAFGHNKGDQAETILQHLIRGSGLAGLTGMQIIEKNNDKLAIIRPLIQKTRGEILEMLDAFQLTYRQDASNKTDKYQRNHIRHNLIPFIEDNYNPQVIDRISDMSKVLKQDEDYLNEQALLLAQRALKETPKAVVVEIEILKSIHLALCTRVMRYAYRLLTGTTDNLSFEHSLKLSKLINSRHGDSISLPKEVTCEKVYDRLYLYYKDNWNESVNLSSIAIESPTTIELPDNKYLKIEIKDYNHSEAYKLKLRDVAYFDLDKVAMPIIARTRQNGDKFFPEGAPGKKKLKDFFIDKKIPKNSRNHLVLIVDNSGKILWITGLRRSQYAKITNKTKKVLALRIMEGE comes from the coding sequence ATGTCCACACATAAGTATCATGAATTCATTAAAATGCTAACAAATACATATCAGTGGCCAAGTGGTAAGACCCTAATAGTAGCAATAAGTGGAGGTCCTGATTCTACTTGTGCCATGAGGGTCTTGCATGACTTAGCCCTAAATCATGATTTTAAACTGCACTTAGCACATCTCGACCATTGTTTACGGGGTGAGCATTCGGATAAAGATGCCGAGTATGTGAAATCATTAGCACACATGTTTAAATGGGATTACACTATAGAAAAAGCTAATCTTAATCTCATTTACGAAGAAACTCAGGGATCTATGCAACAGGTATGTCGTGATGTGAGAATGAAATTTTTGCAAAGAGTTGCTAAAAAAGTTAAAGCCTTTGGCATAGCTTTTGGCCATAATAAAGGTGACCAAGCTGAGACTATTTTACAGCACTTAATTAGGGGTAGTGGTCTTGCAGGATTAACTGGAATGCAAATAATTGAAAAAAATAACGACAAATTAGCAATAATTCGACCCTTAATTCAAAAAACTAGGGGTGAAATACTTGAAATGCTGGATGCTTTTCAGTTAACATATCGACAGGATGCTTCAAATAAAACAGATAAGTACCAGAGAAACCATATTAGACACAATTTAATACCTTTTATCGAGGATAACTATAATCCACAAGTAATTGATAGAATTTCAGATATGAGCAAAGTACTTAAGCAGGATGAAGACTACTTAAATGAACAGGCTTTACTGCTTGCTCAACGAGCATTAAAAGAAACACCAAAAGCAGTAGTAGTTGAAATTGAAATATTGAAATCAATCCACTTAGCTTTATGTACTAGAGTAATGAGATATGCTTATCGTTTATTAACTGGCACAACAGACAACCTAAGTTTTGAGCATAGTTTAAAACTTAGTAAGTTAATAAATTCTCGCCATGGTGATTCAATATCATTGCCCAAAGAGGTTACTTGTGAGAAAGTGTATGATAGGTTATATTTATATTATAAAGACAACTGGAATGAAAGCGTTAACTTATCGAGCATAGCTATTGAATCCCCAACAACAATAGAATTGCCAGACAATAAATATCTTAAAATTGAAATTAAAGACTATAATCATAGTGAGGCATATAAGCTTAAACTAAGAGATGTAGCTTATTTTGATTTAGATAAAGTTGCTATGCCAATAATAGCAAGAACTAGACAAAATGGTGATAAATTCTTTCCGGAGGGGGCGCCTGGTAAAAAAAAGCTTAAAGATTTTTTTATAGATAAAAAAATACCTAAAAATTCACGTAATCATTTGGTTTTAATTGTCGATAATAGTGGTAAAATACTTTGGATAACAGGTTTAAGAAGAAGCCAATATGCAAAAATAACCAATAAAACTAAAAAAGTTTTGGCTTTGAGGATAATGGAGGGAGAATAG
- the hpt gene encoding hypoxanthine phosphoribosyltransferase, translating to MYSEEQIKKRVSEIAAQISVDYQSKDVLLVCVLRGSIIFTADLIREISIPVKVDTIAVSSYGNSTESSGVVRLIKDLDETIKDVHVLIVEDIIDSGLTLQYLINMLKQRNPASVKVCTLLDKRERRMSNVIPDYAGFIIPNEFVIGYGMDYGEYYRQLPYIGVLKPEVYQ from the coding sequence ATGTACAGCGAAGAACAAATAAAAAAAAGAGTAAGCGAGATAGCAGCCCAAATAAGTGTTGATTATCAAAGCAAAGATGTATTACTCGTATGTGTATTAAGGGGTTCAATAATTTTCACTGCTGATTTGATTAGAGAAATAAGTATTCCTGTAAAGGTAGATACCATTGCCGTAAGCAGTTATGGAAACTCTACAGAATCAAGTGGTGTAGTGAGATTAATAAAGGACCTCGATGAAACTATTAAAGATGTACATGTTCTTATTGTAGAAGACATCATTGATAGTGGACTTACCCTTCAATATCTAATTAACATGCTTAAGCAGCGTAATCCGGCATCCGTTAAGGTATGTACTTTATTAGATAAACGCGAAAGACGTATGTCTAATGTAATTCCAGACTATGCTGGTTTTATAATACCTAATGAATTTGTAATAGGATATGGCATGGATTACGGCGAATATTATAGGCAGTTGCCTTATATAGGGGTTCTTAAACCAGAGGTATATCAATAA
- the ftsH gene encoding ATP-dependent zinc metalloprotease FtsH: MNKRVRAASVYILLIIIALSLISYFSNGDDQIAKPDINTFQKQVESGMVKSLVVEGNNGKGEYADGAKFEIFLPAEDEELRQLMKAHIPDLKYRPVPTAPWWTALLTYLIPFALILGIWFFFFNQTQGGGNRAMSFGKSRAKLHEQNRKQVTFDDVAGYEEVKEELIEIVEFLKDSRRFIQMGARIPKGVLLFGPPGTGKTFLARAVAGEAKVPFFSISGSDFVEMFVGVGASRVRDMFENAKKSAPCILFIDEIDAVGRHRGAGLGGGHDEREQTLNQLLVEMDGFEMTERVIVMAATNRPDILDPALLRPGRFDRQVVVGKPNIKEREAILKIHSRGKPLSDDVDLEILARSTPGFTAADLENLLNEGALFAARYHKNLIEMVDLEEAINRVLAGPAKKARVDSKKSRRIAAYHEAGHALVGHYMPHMDPIHTVTIIPRGAAGGFTAALPKEDTFFYSRTEMLERIAFALGGRIAEAIIFDDITTGASNDIKQVSAIARSMVTEYGMSEKLGPIAFGHRSGEVFLGRDIAKDPNYSDDIAALIDDEVHKLIEVGYKQAEKVLQDHIDELHAVAKELLDKETLKAEQFGELVGERPQIQNKYLQD, from the coding sequence TTGAATAAACGTGTACGCGCAGCCAGTGTTTATATATTACTAATTATTATTGCTTTATCATTAATTAGTTACTTCTCCAATGGCGATGATCAGATTGCTAAACCCGATATTAATACCTTTCAAAAACAGGTAGAAAGCGGTATGGTTAAATCTTTGGTCGTAGAGGGTAATAATGGTAAAGGTGAGTATGCAGATGGAGCAAAATTTGAAATCTTTCTTCCTGCTGAGGACGAAGAATTAAGACAGCTAATGAAGGCTCATATACCTGACCTTAAATATAGACCTGTTCCTACTGCACCTTGGTGGACTGCTTTACTGACATACTTAATACCATTTGCACTAATCCTAGGTATTTGGTTCTTTTTCTTTAACCAAACCCAGGGTGGTGGCAATAGAGCTATGTCTTTTGGCAAGAGTAGAGCTAAGCTCCACGAGCAAAATCGTAAACAAGTAACATTTGATGATGTTGCGGGTTACGAAGAGGTGAAAGAAGAGTTAATTGAGATTGTAGAGTTCTTAAAGGATTCTCGTCGTTTTATTCAAATGGGAGCTAGAATACCTAAAGGAGTGCTTTTATTTGGACCTCCAGGTACTGGTAAAACATTCTTAGCAAGAGCAGTTGCTGGTGAAGCAAAAGTACCATTCTTTAGCATTAGTGGTTCTGACTTTGTTGAGATGTTTGTAGGTGTAGGTGCATCTCGAGTTAGGGATATGTTCGAGAACGCAAAAAAAAGTGCCCCATGTATTTTATTTATTGATGAAATTGATGCAGTAGGACGCCATCGTGGAGCTGGTTTAGGTGGAGGGCATGACGAAAGAGAGCAAACCCTTAACCAATTACTTGTGGAGATGGATGGCTTCGAAATGACAGAAAGAGTCATTGTAATGGCAGCTACTAATAGACCAGATATACTTGACCCTGCATTACTAAGACCTGGACGTTTTGATAGACAAGTAGTTGTTGGTAAACCAAATATTAAAGAACGAGAAGCAATTCTAAAAATTCATTCAAGAGGTAAACCACTGTCTGATGATGTAGATTTAGAAATACTTGCTCGTAGTACCCCAGGATTTACAGCGGCAGATTTAGAGAACTTATTGAATGAGGGCGCTTTGTTTGCTGCCCGTTACCATAAAAACCTAATTGAAATGGTAGATTTAGAAGAGGCAATAAACAGAGTTTTAGCTGGTCCAGCTAAAAAAGCTCGTGTTGATAGCAAAAAATCTCGTAGAATTGCTGCTTATCATGAGGCTGGGCATGCTTTAGTGGGCCATTATATGCCCCATATGGATCCTATTCATACAGTCACAATAATTCCTAGAGGTGCTGCAGGTGGTTTTACAGCTGCTTTACCAAAAGAAGATACCTTTTTCTACAGCAGAACAGAAATGTTAGAAAGAATAGCATTTGCTTTAGGTGGTAGAATAGCTGAAGCAATTATATTTGATGATATTACAACTGGTGCTAGTAATGATATTAAACAAGTAAGTGCTATAGCCAGAAGTATGGTTACTGAGTACGGTATGAGTGAAAAATTAGGACCAATTGCTTTTGGTCATCGAAGCGGAGAAGTATTTTTAGGTAGAGACATTGCTAAAGACCCTAATTATAGTGATGATATAGCAGCATTAATAGATGATGAAGTACACAAGTTAATAGAAGTAGGTTATAAACAAGCCGAAAAAGTACTTCAAGACCATATTGATGAATTACATGCAGTTGCTAAAGAGTTACTTGATAAAGAGACTCTTAAAGCAGAACAGTTTGGAGAATTAGTAGGAGAAAGACCTCAAATTCAAAATAAATATCTACAAGATTAG
- a CDS encoding coenzyme F420-0:L-glutamate ligase translates to MDKALSLEYTTVEVKGEQYARIPIKTHLISPQDDIVDVIVKYTKDIIKSDDIIFVSEKATAASQGRAYHLKDINPGWWAKFLAKYVKKVPWGIGLGSPYTMEMAIRECGLLRILFAAGVHVISKYILRREGDFYRVAGMQAALIDGPVKYALPPFNKMVVLGPKDPEGVAAKMAAAAGANACIVDVNDIAGAWVIGASSDVDRKKVEKIIDDNPLGQTDEQTPLGIIRKM, encoded by the coding sequence ATGGATAAAGCTTTGTCTTTAGAATATACTACAGTTGAAGTTAAAGGTGAGCAGTATGCTCGAATTCCTATTAAAACACATTTAATATCTCCACAGGACGATATTGTAGATGTAATAGTGAAATACACAAAAGACATAATAAAAAGTGATGATATTATATTTGTTAGTGAAAAAGCTACTGCGGCAAGCCAAGGTAGAGCATATCACTTAAAAGATATAAACCCTGGTTGGTGGGCTAAGTTTTTAGCAAAGTATGTAAAAAAAGTTCCTTGGGGTATTGGTTTAGGTAGCCCTTATACAATGGAAATGGCAATACGTGAGTGTGGTTTACTAAGAATACTTTTTGCAGCAGGTGTTCATGTAATAAGTAAATACATATTAAGGCGAGAAGGCGACTTTTATCGCGTTGCAGGTATGCAAGCAGCTTTAATTGATGGACCTGTAAAGTATGCTCTGCCACCTTTTAATAAAATGGTGGTATTGGGGCCAAAAGATCCAGAAGGGGTAGCTGCAAAAATGGCAGCAGCAGCAGGAGCAAATGCCTGTATTGTAGATGTTAATGATATTGCTGGAGCCTGGGTTATTGGAGCTTCAAGCGATGTTGACCGAAAAAAAGTGGAAAAGATTATTGATGATAATCCATTGGGTCAAACTGATGAGCAAACCCCATTAGGCATAATTCGAAAAATGTAA
- a CDS encoding formate--tetrahydrofolate ligase, whose product MKSDVQIAQEAKMQPIVDIAAKLGIKPEELELYGNHKAKVDLKLWDRVKNNPDAKVILVTAINPTPAGEGKTTTTVGLGQALTQLGKKTVMALREPSLGPCMGVKGGAAGGGYSQVVPMEDINLQFTGDIPAIQTAHNLLCALVDNHLYHGNELNIDTRRIAIRRVMDMNERALRSTVVGLNGNGVPREDGFDITVASEVMAIFCLATDLEDLKKRLSRIIVAFNKDGDPVTCGDLNAQGAMALLLKDAIKPNLVQTLEHVPVFIHGGPFANIAHGCNSVMASRFGVKLADYFVTEAGFGADLGAEKFFDIKCRFTGFKPDAVVLVATIRALKMNGGVKKQDLGAENIEALAAGFVNLARHIENIKKFGIQPVVAINRFPTDTEAELKLLEERCNEYGASVALSEVFTKGGDGGIELAKKVIEVVEAGEANFNVLYPNDLSLRKKIETVAKEIYRAEKVVISKKVRRKLKNYEEMGYGHFPVCMAKTQYSFSDDPKKLGAPEGFTLKIRDVRVSAGAGFVVALTGDIMTMPGLPKKPAAENMDILEDGTIVGLF is encoded by the coding sequence ATGAAGAGTGATGTACAAATTGCACAAGAAGCTAAAATGCAACCTATTGTAGATATCGCGGCTAAATTAGGTATTAAGCCTGAAGAACTAGAGCTATATGGTAACCACAAAGCTAAGGTTGATTTAAAATTATGGGATAGAGTAAAGAATAACCCAGACGCTAAAGTAATACTAGTAACTGCAATTAATCCAACACCTGCAGGTGAAGGTAAAACAACAACCACAGTTGGTTTAGGACAGGCCTTAACACAGCTTGGTAAAAAAACAGTAATGGCTTTACGAGAGCCCTCTTTAGGCCCTTGTATGGGAGTTAAAGGAGGAGCTGCTGGTGGTGGATATTCTCAGGTAGTTCCTATGGAAGACATCAACCTCCAATTTACAGGTGATATTCCTGCAATTCAAACAGCTCATAATCTTTTATGTGCACTAGTAGATAATCATTTATACCATGGCAACGAACTTAATATTGATACCAGACGTATTGCTATTAGAAGAGTTATGGATATGAATGAACGTGCTTTACGTAGTACTGTTGTAGGTCTTAATGGCAATGGTGTACCAAGAGAAGATGGGTTTGATATTACAGTAGCATCCGAAGTTATGGCTATTTTCTGCTTAGCAACTGATTTAGAAGACTTAAAGAAACGTTTAAGTAGAATCATTGTTGCCTTTAATAAAGATGGAGACCCTGTTACTTGTGGAGACTTAAATGCACAAGGTGCAATGGCATTATTACTTAAAGATGCAATTAAACCTAACCTTGTACAAACTCTTGAACATGTACCTGTATTTATTCATGGTGGTCCATTTGCTAATATTGCTCATGGTTGTAACAGTGTAATGGCATCTCGTTTTGGCGTTAAATTAGCTGATTATTTTGTAACAGAGGCTGGTTTTGGGGCTGATTTAGGGGCAGAGAAATTCTTTGATATAAAATGTCGTTTCACAGGATTTAAACCAGATGCAGTTGTGTTAGTGGCAACAATAAGAGCTTTAAAAATGAATGGTGGAGTTAAAAAGCAAGACTTAGGTGCTGAAAACATTGAGGCTTTGGCAGCAGGATTTGTTAACTTAGCTCGTCACATTGAGAATATAAAGAAGTTTGGTATTCAACCAGTAGTAGCTATTAATAGATTCCCAACCGATACAGAAGCAGAATTAAAGCTTCTTGAAGAGCGTTGCAACGAATATGGAGCTAGTGTTGCTTTATCTGAGGTATTTACTAAAGGGGGAGACGGTGGAATTGAGTTAGCTAAAAAGGTTATTGAAGTTGTTGAAGCTGGCGAAGCTAATTTTAACGTACTATACCCTAATGACTTATCTTTACGTAAAAAGATTGAAACAGTAGCTAAAGAAATTTATAGAGCTGAAAAAGTTGTTATTAGTAAAAAAGTCCGCCGTAAACTAAAAAATTACGAAGAAATGGGCTACGGCCACTTCCCAGTTTGTATGGCTAAAACTCAATACTCGTTCTCTGATGATCCTAAAAAATTAGGTGCTCCAGAAGGATTCACCCTAAAAATTAGAGACGTAAGAGTTTCAGCTGGTGCAGGATTTGTAGTAGCTTTAACCGGTGATATTATGACTATGCCTGGTTTGCCAAAAAAACCTGCTGCTGAAAATATGGATATTTTAGAAGACGGCACTATTGTAGGCTTATTCTAA